From Camelina sativa cultivar DH55 chromosome 20, Cs, whole genome shotgun sequence, the proteins below share one genomic window:
- the LOC104771643 gene encoding beta-glucosidase 14 isoform X2 → MRTKYLCLLVFIVLVSNEVVAKKHSSTPKLRRSDFPKDFIFGSATSAYQVEGGAHEDGRGPSIWDTFSENYPEKIIDGSNGSVADDSYHLYKEDVGLLHQIGFNAYRFSISWSRILPRGNLKGGINQAGIDYYNNLINELLSKGIKPFVTLFHWDTPQALEDAYGGFRGKEIVNDFRDYADICFKSFGDRVKHWMTLNEPLTVVQQGYAAGVMAPGRCSKFTNPNCTAGNGATEPYIVGHNLILAHGEAVKVYRKKYKKSQKGQVGIALNAGWNLPYNTESAEDRLAAARAMAFTFDYFMEPLVTGKYPVDMINNVKHGRLPTFTTKQSKMLKGSYDFIGINYYSSSYAKDVPCSKENVTLFTDPCASITGEREGGIRDLLLYAKYKFKDPVMYITENGRDEASTGKVLLKDGERIDYYAKHLKMVQDAISIGANVKGFFAWSLLDNFEWATGYTVRFGLVYVDFDHGRKRYLKKSAKWFKRLLNKKKKN, encoded by the exons ATGAGAACTAAATATCTTTGTTTACTAGTGTTCATTGTCTTGGTTTCTAACGAAGTTGTTGCCAAGAAACACTCTTCAACGCCTAAACTAAGAAGAAGTGATTTTCCAAAAGATTTCATATTTGGATCTGCAACATCTGCTTACCAAGTCGAAGGAGGTGCTCATGAAGACGGTAGAGGACCAAGCATATGGGATACATTCTCTGAAAACTACCCAGAGAAGATTATAGATGGTAGCAATGGATCTGTAGCTGATGATTCTTACCATCTTTACAAAGAAGATGTGGGCTTACTACATCAGATTGGTTTCAATGCCTACAGATTCTCCATCTCATGGTCGAGGATCTTGCCACGTGGGAATCTAAAAGGAGGAATCAACCAAGCCGGTATTGATTATTACAACAACTTGATCAATGAGCTTTTGTCCAAAGGAATCAAGCCTTTCGTCACTCTTTTCCACTGGGACACACCACAAGCCCTTGAAGATGCTTACGGAGGATTCCGCGGCAAAGAGATTGTGAATGATTTCCGTGATTACGCAGATATCTGCTTCAAGAGTTTTGGAGATCGAGTGAAGCATTGGATGACACTGAACGAGCCATTAACAGTGGTGCAACAAGGATACGCTGCAGGTGTCATGGCTCCAGGAAGATGCTCaaaattcacaaaccctaaCTGCACCGCCGGAAACGGAGCTACCGAGCCTTATATCGTTGGTCACAACCTCATCCTAGCTCACGGAGAAGCGGTCAAagtatacagaaaaaaatacaagaaatctCAAAAAGGTCAAGTTGGTATCGCCTTAAACGCGGGTTGGAACTTACCTTATAATACAGAGTCAGCCGAGGACAGGTTAGCCGCGGCACGAGCCATGGCCTTCACATTCGACTATTTTATGGAGCCACTTGTAACCGGTAAATACCCGGTTGATATGATCAACAACGTAAAACACGGTCGCTTACCTACATTTACTACAAAACAATCTAAGATGCTCAAAGGATCATATGATTTCATTGGCATCAACTACTACTCATCTTCTTACGCAAAGGATGTTCCTTGCTCCAAAGAAAACGTTACACTATTCACTGATCCTTGTGCCAGCATCACAGGTGAAAGAGAAGGA GGGATCCGTGATCTCCTCCTCTATGCAAAATACAAGTTTAAAGACCCGGTCATGTACATAACCGAGAACGGGAGGGATGAAGCCAGTACCGGTAAAGTCTTACTTAAAGATGGTGAGAGGATTGATTACTACGCTAAACATCTCAAGATGGTTCAAGACGCAATCTCGATTGGAGCCAACGTGAAGGGTTTTTTCGCATGGTCGTTGTTGGATAACTTTGAATGGGCAACGGGATACACAGTCCGGTTTGGATTGGTTTACGTTGATTTCGACCATGGACGTAAGAGATATCTCAAGAAATCGGCTAAATGGTTTAAAAGGTTgttgaataagaagaaaaagaattga
- the LOC104771643 gene encoding beta-glucosidase 13 isoform X1, translated as MRTKYLCLLVFIVLVSNEVVAKKHSSTPKLRRSDFPKDFIFGSATSAYQVEGGAHEDGRGPSIWDTFSENYPEKIIDGSNGSVADDSYHLYKEDVGLLHQIGFNAYRFSISWSRILPRGNLKGGINQAGIDYYNNLINELLSKGIKPFVTLFHWDTPQALEDAYGGFRGKEIVNDFRDYADICFKSFGDRVKHWMTLNEPLTVVQQGYAAGVMAPGRCSKFTNPNCTAGNGATEPYIVGHNLILAHGEAVKVYRKKYKKSQKGQVGIALNAGWNLPYNTESAEDRLAAARAMAFTFDYFMEPLVTGKYPVDMINNVKHGRLPTFTTKQSKMLKGSYDFIGINYYSSSYAKDVPCSKENVTLFTDPCASITGEREGVPIGPKAASDWLLIYPKGIRDLLLYAKYKFKDPVMYITENGRDEASTGKVLLKDGERIDYYAKHLKMVQDAISIGANVKGFFAWSLLDNFEWATGYTVRFGLVYVDFDHGRKRYLKKSAKWFKRLLNKKKKN; from the coding sequence ATGAGAACTAAATATCTTTGTTTACTAGTGTTCATTGTCTTGGTTTCTAACGAAGTTGTTGCCAAGAAACACTCTTCAACGCCTAAACTAAGAAGAAGTGATTTTCCAAAAGATTTCATATTTGGATCTGCAACATCTGCTTACCAAGTCGAAGGAGGTGCTCATGAAGACGGTAGAGGACCAAGCATATGGGATACATTCTCTGAAAACTACCCAGAGAAGATTATAGATGGTAGCAATGGATCTGTAGCTGATGATTCTTACCATCTTTACAAAGAAGATGTGGGCTTACTACATCAGATTGGTTTCAATGCCTACAGATTCTCCATCTCATGGTCGAGGATCTTGCCACGTGGGAATCTAAAAGGAGGAATCAACCAAGCCGGTATTGATTATTACAACAACTTGATCAATGAGCTTTTGTCCAAAGGAATCAAGCCTTTCGTCACTCTTTTCCACTGGGACACACCACAAGCCCTTGAAGATGCTTACGGAGGATTCCGCGGCAAAGAGATTGTGAATGATTTCCGTGATTACGCAGATATCTGCTTCAAGAGTTTTGGAGATCGAGTGAAGCATTGGATGACACTGAACGAGCCATTAACAGTGGTGCAACAAGGATACGCTGCAGGTGTCATGGCTCCAGGAAGATGCTCaaaattcacaaaccctaaCTGCACCGCCGGAAACGGAGCTACCGAGCCTTATATCGTTGGTCACAACCTCATCCTAGCTCACGGAGAAGCGGTCAAagtatacagaaaaaaatacaagaaatctCAAAAAGGTCAAGTTGGTATCGCCTTAAACGCGGGTTGGAACTTACCTTATAATACAGAGTCAGCCGAGGACAGGTTAGCCGCGGCACGAGCCATGGCCTTCACATTCGACTATTTTATGGAGCCACTTGTAACCGGTAAATACCCGGTTGATATGATCAACAACGTAAAACACGGTCGCTTACCTACATTTACTACAAAACAATCTAAGATGCTCAAAGGATCATATGATTTCATTGGCATCAACTACTACTCATCTTCTTACGCAAAGGATGTTCCTTGCTCCAAAGAAAACGTTACACTATTCACTGATCCTTGTGCCAGCATCACAGGTGAAAGAGAAGGAGTTCCCATAGGTCCAAAAGCTGCATCGGATTGGCTATTAATATACCCCAAGGGGATCCGTGATCTCCTCCTCTATGCAAAATACAAGTTTAAAGACCCGGTCATGTACATAACCGAGAACGGGAGGGATGAAGCCAGTACCGGTAAAGTCTTACTTAAAGATGGTGAGAGGATTGATTACTACGCTAAACATCTCAAGATGGTTCAAGACGCAATCTCGATTGGAGCCAACGTGAAGGGTTTTTTCGCATGGTCGTTGTTGGATAACTTTGAATGGGCAACGGGATACACAGTCCGGTTTGGATTGGTTTACGTTGATTTCGACCATGGACGTAAGAGATATCTCAAGAAATCGGCTAAATGGTTTAAAAGGTTgttgaataagaagaaaaagaattga
- the LOC104771646 gene encoding ycf3-interacting protein 1, chloroplastic, protein MVTQMFQLPLQYCVSSLSSSGGDRQRSYGVCSPSPVVICNFSGISDDRWVRRSKKNRRFGSLIAKQEKGDVTEIRIPVPLTLEQEEKEKQNRDDDDEYEDVYEEGEEVDPEDLKCVNEIKRVLELLRRNRDMIFSEVKLTIMIEDPREVERRRLLGIEDSETPSRDDLAEALEQVNDGKVPKDRATLRMLHEEMMRWPNLEVEVSKKQRGKSMYAKSTDTGIDPKEAAKRLNIEWDSAAAIEEADVNEEQGVVTKVAGYGALYFVSALPVIIGVSVVLILFYNSLQ, encoded by the exons ATGGTGACGCAGATGTTTCAGTTGCCGTTACAGTACTGTGTTTCGAGTTTGTCTTCTTCCGGCGGTGACAGACAACGGAGTTACGGTGTTTGTTCGCCGTCTCCGGTTGTTATTTGCAATTTCAGTGGTATTTCTGATGATCGTTGGGTGAGGCGGAGTAAGAAGAATCGGAGATTCGGTAGTTTGATAGCTAAGCAGGAGAAAGGAGATGTTACGGAGATTCGTATTCCGGTTCCGTTAACGTTGGAgcaggaagagaaggagaaacaaaacagagatgatgatgatgaatatgaAGATGTAtacgaagaaggagaagaagtcgATCCTGAAGATCTCAAATGCGTTAACGAGATTAAACGG GTATTGGAGCTTCTCAGGAGGAATAGAGATATGATCTTCAGTGAG GTTAAGTTGACAATCATGATTGAGGATCCAAGGGAAGTGGAAAGAAGGAGGCTGCTTGGAATTGAAGATTCGGAGACCCCAAGTAGGGATGACTTGGCTGAAGCCTTGGAGCAG GTAAATGATGGGAAAGTCCCTAAAGATCGTGCCACTCTCCGGATGCTACATGAGGAAATGATGCGTTGGCCAAATTTAGAG GTTGAGGTGTCAAAGAAGCAGCGAGGAAAATCAATGTATGCTAAATCCACAGACACCGGGATAGATCCAAAAGAAGCAGCCAAGAGACTCAACATAGAGTGGGATTCAGCTGCTGCAATTGAAGAAGCCGATGTCAATGAGGAACAAGGAGTAGTAACCAAAGTCGCG GGTTATGGAGCGTTGTACTTTGTATCGGCTTTACCAGTTATCATCGGTGTCTCAGTTGTATTAATCTTGTTTTACAATTCCCTTCAGTAG
- the LOC104771645 gene encoding uncharacterized protein DDB_G0271670-like isoform X1 translates to MVAAVLLPTVSFRDESSREDWQVLSRLDSKKKILVKQTSMMQSEREISMDPKSIRSLSMSGSMRRNDSFDMVLLPAMSPPRDLDSPMPLPLQPVRTKFLSRSLPNSTAASPRQRSGLMRSLKNKEQDSSSAAYKRSKSCGSSSKRLSLKRNSFFIKTESNKSISNNNTLEDGFKCNALCLYLPGFGKGKPIRSSRKDDSSSFTRTTTTTTSSSSTITVSRTVSVRESTTTTTVISARASMEKFDCGSYTSESGGEEGGNHFYDLPSELIKSGSGDNDHDDPVSAAFVFDKEPVEKEIKGVLKVSGSKNRKSMESSLRQVRFSTSSPVSYPTSPVISPRLLEASKNFNAFLEAQAV, encoded by the coding sequence atggtgGCTGCAGTTCTACTGCCAACGGTTAGCTTCAGAGACGAAAGTTCTCGTGAGGATTGGCAAGTTCTAAGCAGACttgattcgaagaagaagattctggtCAAGCAAACGAGTATGATGCAATCCGAGAGAGAGATATCGATGGACCCGAAATCAATCAGGTCGTTGTCTATGTCTGGTTCGATGAGAAGGAACGATAGCTTCGATATGGTTCTCTTACCAGCGATGTCACCTCCTAGAGATTTAGATTCGCCTATGCCTCTTCCGTTGCAGCCAGTTCGGACTAAGTTTCTGAGCCGTAGCCTCCCAAACTCAACCGCTGCTTCTCCTAGACAACGTTCGGGTCTGATGCGGTCGCTCAAAAACAAGGAACAGGACTCATCTTCTGCGGCATACAAGAGAAGCAAATCTTGTGGGTCTAGTAGCAAGAGACTCTCCCTTAAGAGGAACTCGTTCTTCATTAAAACCGAATCAAACAAGAGCATCAGCAATAATAATACATTAGAAGACGGATTCAAATGCAACGCTCTGTGTTTATACCTCCCTGGTTTCGGTAAAGGAAAACCGATCAGATCATCACGGAaagatgattcttcttccttcactcGAACTACCACAACGACGACATCATCGTCATCGACCATTACCGTATCAAGAACCGTCTCCGTCAGAGAATCCACCACCACTACCACAGTGATCTCAGCTCGAGCTTCAATGGAGAAATTCGATTGCGGCTCATACACTTCGGAATCcggtggagaagaaggaggaaaTCACTTCTATGACTTACCGTCCGAGCTAATCAAAAGTGGTTCTGGTGATAACGACCATGACGATCCCGTTTCAGCGGCTTTCGTGTTTGACAAGGAACCTGTTGAGAAAGAGATCAAAGGTGTTTTAAAAGTTTCTGGTTCGAAAAACAGAAAATCGATGGAGTCTTCACTGCGTCAGGTTAGATTTTCCACGTCATCTCCGGTTTCATACCCTACGTCTCCGGTAATCTCTCCACGGTTGTTAGAAGCCTCCAAGAATTTCAATGCTTTCTTGGAAGCTCAAGCCGTTTGA
- the LOC104771645 gene encoding uncharacterized serine-rich protein C215.13-like isoform X2, whose protein sequence is MMQSEREISMDPKSIRSLSMSGSMRRNDSFDMVLLPAMSPPRDLDSPMPLPLQPVRTKFLSRSLPNSTAASPRQRSGLMRSLKNKEQDSSSAAYKRSKSCGSSSKRLSLKRNSFFIKTESNKSISNNNTLEDGFKCNALCLYLPGFGKGKPIRSSRKDDSSSFTRTTTTTTSSSSTITVSRTVSVRESTTTTTVISARASMEKFDCGSYTSESGGEEGGNHFYDLPSELIKSGSGDNDHDDPVSAAFVFDKEPVEKEIKGVLKVSGSKNRKSMESSLRQVRFSTSSPVSYPTSPVISPRLLEASKNFNAFLEAQAV, encoded by the coding sequence ATGATGCAATCCGAGAGAGAGATATCGATGGACCCGAAATCAATCAGGTCGTTGTCTATGTCTGGTTCGATGAGAAGGAACGATAGCTTCGATATGGTTCTCTTACCAGCGATGTCACCTCCTAGAGATTTAGATTCGCCTATGCCTCTTCCGTTGCAGCCAGTTCGGACTAAGTTTCTGAGCCGTAGCCTCCCAAACTCAACCGCTGCTTCTCCTAGACAACGTTCGGGTCTGATGCGGTCGCTCAAAAACAAGGAACAGGACTCATCTTCTGCGGCATACAAGAGAAGCAAATCTTGTGGGTCTAGTAGCAAGAGACTCTCCCTTAAGAGGAACTCGTTCTTCATTAAAACCGAATCAAACAAGAGCATCAGCAATAATAATACATTAGAAGACGGATTCAAATGCAACGCTCTGTGTTTATACCTCCCTGGTTTCGGTAAAGGAAAACCGATCAGATCATCACGGAaagatgattcttcttccttcactcGAACTACCACAACGACGACATCATCGTCATCGACCATTACCGTATCAAGAACCGTCTCCGTCAGAGAATCCACCACCACTACCACAGTGATCTCAGCTCGAGCTTCAATGGAGAAATTCGATTGCGGCTCATACACTTCGGAATCcggtggagaagaaggaggaaaTCACTTCTATGACTTACCGTCCGAGCTAATCAAAAGTGGTTCTGGTGATAACGACCATGACGATCCCGTTTCAGCGGCTTTCGTGTTTGACAAGGAACCTGTTGAGAAAGAGATCAAAGGTGTTTTAAAAGTTTCTGGTTCGAAAAACAGAAAATCGATGGAGTCTTCACTGCGTCAGGTTAGATTTTCCACGTCATCTCCGGTTTCATACCCTACGTCTCCGGTAATCTCTCCACGGTTGTTAGAAGCCTCCAAGAATTTCAATGCTTTCTTGGAAGCTCAAGCCGTTTGA
- the LOC104771647 gene encoding galactan beta-1,4-galactosyltransferase GALS2: MAKERDQNTKDKNLLISFLWNFSAELKLALMALLVLCTLATLLPFIPSSFSISASELRFCISRISAVNSTVNTTTTTLDNVVTKQPLTEKDTELNNGVIKRTFTGYGWAAYNFVLMNAYRGGVNTFAVIGLSSKPLHVYARPTYRCEWVPLNQSDNRILTDGTKILTDWGYGRVYTTVVVNCTFPSTTVINPRNTGGTLLLHATTGDTDRNITDSIPVLVEAPNTVDLALYDSNRKAKYDYLYCGSSLYGNLSPQRIREWVAYHVRFFGERSHFVLHDAGGISEEVFEVLKPWIELGRVTVHDIREQERFDGYYHNQFMVVNDCLHRYRFMAKWVFFFDVDEFVYVPAKETISSVMESLKGYSQFTIEQMPMSSQLCYDGDGPARTYRKWGFEKLAYRDVKKVPRRDRKYAVQPRNVFATGVHMSQNLQGKTYHRAEKQIRYFHYHGSISQRREPCRHLYNGTRIVHDNNPYVLDTTMRDIGLAVKTFEVRTIGDRLLRTRQ, from the exons atggcaaaagagagagaccaaaacacTAAGGACAAAAACCtcctcatctctttcttatGGAACTTCTCAGCCGAGCTCAAACTCGCTTTAATGGCGTTACTCGTCCTCTGCACATTAGCCACCCTCCTCCCTTTCatcccttcttctttctccatctcCGCCTCCGAACTCCGTTTCTGCATCTCACGCATCTCCGCCGTCAACTCCACCgtcaacaccaccaccaccaccttagATAACGTCGTTACAAAACAGCCGTTAACTGAAAAAGACACGGAGTTAAATAACGGCGTTATTAAACGGACGTTTACTGGTTACGGCTGGGCAGCTTATAACTTCGTGTTGATGAACGCTTACAGAGGCGGCGTTAACACGTTCGCCGTTATCGGTTTATCGTCTAAACCGCTTCACGTCTACGCTCGTCCAACTTACCGATGCGAATGGGTTCCGCTAAACCAATCCGATAACCGGATTTTAACCGACGGTACTAAAATCTTAACCGATTGGGGTTACGGTAGGGTTTACACAACCGTCGTCGTGAACTGTACTTTTCCATCAACCACCGTGATAAACCCTAGAAACACCGGAGGCACTCTTCTCCTCCACGCAACCACCGGAGATACAGATCGGAACATCACCGATTCAATCCCCGTCCTCGTCGAAGCTCCGAACACCGTCGATCTTGCTCTCTACGACTCTAACCGTAAAGCAAAGTACGATTACCTCTACTGCGGCTCGTCTCTGTACGGGAACTTAAGCCCGCAACGAATCAGAGAATGGGTCGCTTACCATGTTAGATTCTTCGGGGAAAGATCTCATTTTGTGCTTCACGACGCCGGAGGGATCTCGGAGGAAGTGTTTGAGGTGTTGAAGCCATGGATTGAGTTAGGGAGAGTGACGGTACATGATATAAGAGAGCAAGAACGGTTCGATGGGTATTATCATAACCAGTTTATGGTTGTGAATGATTGTTTGCATCGGTATAGGTTCATGGCCAAGTGGGTGTTTTTTTTCGATGTTGATGAGTTTGTTTATGTTCCGGCCAAAGAGACGATCTCGTCGGTGATGGAATCTTTGAAAGGATATTCTCAGTTTACTATTGAACAGATGCCTATGAGTAGTCAGCTTTGTTACGACGGTGATGGTCCGGCCAGAACTTACAG GAAATGGGGGTTTGAGAAATTGGCGTATAGAGACGTGAAGAAAGTACCAAGACGGGACAGGAAATACGCGGTTCAGCCGCGTAATGTATTTGCGACTGGAGTTCACATGTCTCAGAATCTACAAGGGAAGACATACCACAGAGCGGAAAAGCAAATCCGGTATTTTCACTACCATGGCTCAATCTCGCAGCGACGTGAGCCTTGCCGTCATCTTTATAATGGTACCCGGATTGTTCATGATAACAATCCTTACGTTCTTGATACCACAATGCGCGATATTGGTCTTGCGGTCAAGACGTTTGAGGTCAGGACGATTGGAGATCGCTTGCTTAGGACAAGGCAATGA